A single Larimichthys crocea isolate SSNF chromosome VIII, L_crocea_2.0, whole genome shotgun sequence DNA region contains:
- the lpin1a gene encoding phosphatidate phosphatase LPIN1 isoform X1, giving the protein MTHMEEQDFSNYSQDESPNDSWSSWLQTMNYVGQLAGQVFVQVKELYRGLNPATLSGCIDVIVVRQPDGSLQCSPFHVRFGKMGVLRSREKVVDIEINGEPVSLHMKLGENGEAFFVKETENTLEIVPSYLATSPIMSTGEELMESQLGRGSSRHHDTMPCSSLPIQSFGPQQSDGGMTKKRRKRRRKARPEAGGGGGGGGRREESGEEFSEDEDMFTIDLSSDEERDDDGSRPVYGDQGSTGNMHTRLSTDWTRSQSNVIKETLSIPQPHGLSISCPQQTTHFSSLVSSLDDSRSSTPKSDSELTNQNKDNPEMLWTWGELPQAAQPSFLTSHQNQDPVTAVSIPLSASTHFRAISDTGPPSLTIYAPQPGETAAQEGGKEAEESKTEVRVKLTTESGDGAGGQQGREVESVGPSCAEMEGLTACSVSPRIVPDHLDGCTNRGSPIKRTDSPSKKKEKRSQHLGADGIYLDDITELEPEVAALYFPKSDGGSSSMRGDSEMMMMGVRSANQSPQSVGSSGMDSGVDSLSDQIGDLPHVAISLCGGLTDNREITREQFQERAISYQQFSENPSIIDDPNLVVKIGNKYYNWNTAAPVMLAMQVYQKPLPQASVENIMKEKMPKKGGRWWFSWRSRNSDSKSESVTEAGGDRGENSLPMSSENRMKDESSSSDEDHRSSNQVSGSCQSELLMSSGNIYYKKTLRLTSEQLASLQLKEGPNDVVFSVTTQYQGTCRCNGTIYLWSWDDKIIISDIDGTITRSDTLGHILPTLGKDWTHQGIARLYHKVSQNGYKFMYCSARAIGMADMTRGYLHWVNERGTMLPMGPVLLSPSSLFSALHREVIEKKPEKFKIECLTDIKHLFHSNTEPFYAAFGNRATDVYSYKEVGVPLNRIFTVNPKGELIQEQAKTNISSFGHLCEMVGHVFPVLVRDERENLPCSDTFGQCKYWSEHLPDGTNEEEEDSQPLETS; this is encoded by the exons TGCGGTCCCGTGAGAAAGTG GTGGATATAGAGATTAATGGAGAGCCAGTGAGCTTACACATGAAGCTGGGAGAGAATGGAGAGGCCTTCTTCGTCAAAGAGACTGAGAACACCCTG GAAATAGTTCCGTCCTACCTTGCGACATCACCCATCATGTCAACAGGGGAGGAGTTAATGGAGTCCCAGCTGGGCAGGGGCAGTTCTCGTCATCATG ACACCATGCCCTGCAGCTCACTTCCTATCCAGAGCTTCGGGCCACAGCAAAGTGATGGTGGGATGaccaagaagaggaggaagaggaggaggaaggcaaGGCCAGAggcaggcggaggaggaggaggaggagggaggagagaagagagtggGGAAGAGTTCTCAGAGGATGAGGACATGTTTACAATTGACTTGAGCTCGGATGAGGAAAGAGACGATGAcggcagcag GCCTGTGTACGGTGATCAGGGGTCAACAggcaacatgcacacacgccTCAGCACAGATTGGACCCGTTCACAGAG TAATGTGATTAAGGAGACTCTCTCCATCCCTCAGCCCCATGGTCTGTCCATCTCTTGTCCTCAGCAGACCACTCACTTCTCTTCCCTTGTTAG CAGTCTAGACGATTCGAGGTCATCAACACCGAAGAGCGACTCAGAGCTAACCAATCAGAACAAAGACAATCCTGAGATGCTGTGGACCTGGGGTGAGCTGCCACAGGCTGCCCAg CCGTCCTTCCTGACTTCCCACCAGAACCAGGACCCTGTCACAGCAGTCTCCATCCCATTGTCTGCCAGCACTCACTTCAGAGCCATCAGTGACACTGGACCCCCCTCCCTCACTATTTATGCTCCCCAGCCAGGGGAGACAGCTGCTCAAGAAGGGGGCAAGGAAGCTGAAGAAAGCAAAACTGAAGTCAGGGTCAAATTAACCACTGAGTCTGGGGACGGGGCTGGAGGACAGCAAG gGAGAGAAGTGGAAAGTGTTGGGCCATCATGTGCAGAGATGGAGGGTTTGACAGCATGCTCAGTGTCACCCAGGATTGTCCCTGATCATCTGGATGGATGCACAAATAGAGGAAGTCCCATCAAAAGAACTGATTCACCGTCCAAGAAGAAAG AAAAGAGAAGCCAACACCTGGGTGCTGATGGCATATACCTGGATGACATTACAGAGTTGGAGCCTGAAGTAGCTGCACTCTACTTCCCTAAAAG tgATGGAGGCAGTAGCTCCATGAGGGGAGActcagagatgatgatgatgggagTGCGGAGCGCTAATCAGTCCCCACAGTCAGTGGGCAGCAGTGGGATGGACAGCGGCGTAGACAGTTTGTCTGATCAAATAGGGGACCTGCCTCATGTTGCTATCTCTTTGTGCGGAGGACTCACTGACAACAGGGAAATTACAAGAG AGCAGTTCCAGGAGAGGGCAATTTCCTACCAGCAGTTCTCTGAAAACCCTTCTATTATCGATGACCCCAACTTGGTGGTCAAGATAGGAAACAA GTACTACAACTGGAACACAGCAGCTCCTGTCATGCTGGCCATGCAGGTCTATCAGAAACCACTACCACAG GCCTCAGTGGAGAACATCATGAAGGAGAAGATGCCAAAGAAAGGAGGACGTTGGTGGTTCTCATGGAGGAGCAGAAACAGTGACTCCAAATCA GAATCCGTGacagaggcaggaggagacagaggagagaactCACTCCCTATGTCCTCAGAAAACAG GATGAAGGATGAGTCATCCTCCAGTGATGAGGACCACAGATCTTCCAATCAGGTGTCAGGATCTTGCCAGTCAGAACTTCTCATGAGTTCTGGCAACATCTACTATAAGAAGACTCTTCGGCTCACATCAGAGCAACTG gctAGCTTGCAGCTGAAGGAGGGACCTAATGATGTGGTGTTCAGTGTGACCACTCAGTATCAGGGCACCTGTCGCTGCAATGGCACAATCTATCTTTGGAGCTGGGACGACAAGATCATCATTTCTGATATCGATGGAACCATCACCAG ATCAGACACGCTGGGTCACATCCTCCCCACACTGGGTAAAGACTGGACCCACCAGGGTATTGCACGGCTCTACCACAAAGTCAGCCA GAATGGATACAAATTCATGTACTGCTCTGCAAGGGCCATTGGCATGGCTGATATGACACGAGGCTACCTGCACTGGGTCAATGAGAGGGGAACCATGCTGCCAATGGGCCCTGTGCTGCTCAGCCCTAGCAGCCTTTTTTCTGCCTTGCACAG gGAGGTGATTGAGAAGAAACCAGAGAAGTTTAAGATTGAGTGTCTCACAGACATAAAGCACCTTTTCCATTCAAACACTGAACCTTTCTACGCTGCTTTTGGCAACAGAGCCACG GATGTATATTCCTATAAAGAGGTGGGTGTTCCTCTGAACAGGATTTTCACTGTCAATCCCAAGGGGGAGCTGATACAGGAGCAAGCCAAAACCAATATTTCCTC CTTTGGGCATCTGTGCGAGATGGTTGGCCATGTCTTCCCAGTCCTAGTTcgagatgagagagaaaaccTCCCTTGCTCAGACACCTTTGGCCAATGCAAATATTGGAGCGAACATCTTCCTGATGGCAccaatgaggaggaagaagactcACAACCACTTGAGACAAGCTGA
- the lpin1a gene encoding phosphatidate phosphatase LPIN1 isoform X2 — protein MTHMEEQDFSNYSQDESPNDSWSSWLQTMNYVGQLAGQVFVQVKELYRGLNPATLSGCIDVIVVRQPDGSLQCSPFHVRFGKMGVLRSREKVVDIEINGEPVSLHMKLGENGEAFFVKETENTLEIVPSYLATSPIMSTGEELMESQLGRGSSRHHDTMPCSSLPIQSFGPQQSDGGMTKKRRKRRRKARPEAGGGGGGGGRREESGEEFSEDEDMFTIDLSSDEERDDDGSRPVYGDQGSTGNMHTRLSTDWTRSQSNVIKETLSIPQPHGLSISCPQQTTHFSSLVSLDDSRSSTPKSDSELTNQNKDNPEMLWTWGELPQAAQPSFLTSHQNQDPVTAVSIPLSASTHFRAISDTGPPSLTIYAPQPGETAAQEGGKEAEESKTEVRVKLTTESGDGAGGQQGREVESVGPSCAEMEGLTACSVSPRIVPDHLDGCTNRGSPIKRTDSPSKKKEKRSQHLGADGIYLDDITELEPEVAALYFPKSDGGSSSMRGDSEMMMMGVRSANQSPQSVGSSGMDSGVDSLSDQIGDLPHVAISLCGGLTDNREITREQFQERAISYQQFSENPSIIDDPNLVVKIGNKYYNWNTAAPVMLAMQVYQKPLPQASVENIMKEKMPKKGGRWWFSWRSRNSDSKSESVTEAGGDRGENSLPMSSENRMKDESSSSDEDHRSSNQVSGSCQSELLMSSGNIYYKKTLRLTSEQLASLQLKEGPNDVVFSVTTQYQGTCRCNGTIYLWSWDDKIIISDIDGTITRSDTLGHILPTLGKDWTHQGIARLYHKVSQNGYKFMYCSARAIGMADMTRGYLHWVNERGTMLPMGPVLLSPSSLFSALHREVIEKKPEKFKIECLTDIKHLFHSNTEPFYAAFGNRATDVYSYKEVGVPLNRIFTVNPKGELIQEQAKTNISSFGHLCEMVGHVFPVLVRDERENLPCSDTFGQCKYWSEHLPDGTNEEEEDSQPLETS, from the exons TGCGGTCCCGTGAGAAAGTG GTGGATATAGAGATTAATGGAGAGCCAGTGAGCTTACACATGAAGCTGGGAGAGAATGGAGAGGCCTTCTTCGTCAAAGAGACTGAGAACACCCTG GAAATAGTTCCGTCCTACCTTGCGACATCACCCATCATGTCAACAGGGGAGGAGTTAATGGAGTCCCAGCTGGGCAGGGGCAGTTCTCGTCATCATG ACACCATGCCCTGCAGCTCACTTCCTATCCAGAGCTTCGGGCCACAGCAAAGTGATGGTGGGATGaccaagaagaggaggaagaggaggaggaaggcaaGGCCAGAggcaggcggaggaggaggaggaggagggaggagagaagagagtggGGAAGAGTTCTCAGAGGATGAGGACATGTTTACAATTGACTTGAGCTCGGATGAGGAAAGAGACGATGAcggcagcag GCCTGTGTACGGTGATCAGGGGTCAACAggcaacatgcacacacgccTCAGCACAGATTGGACCCGTTCACAGAG TAATGTGATTAAGGAGACTCTCTCCATCCCTCAGCCCCATGGTCTGTCCATCTCTTGTCCTCAGCAGACCACTCACTTCTCTTCCCTTGTTAG TCTAGACGATTCGAGGTCATCAACACCGAAGAGCGACTCAGAGCTAACCAATCAGAACAAAGACAATCCTGAGATGCTGTGGACCTGGGGTGAGCTGCCACAGGCTGCCCAg CCGTCCTTCCTGACTTCCCACCAGAACCAGGACCCTGTCACAGCAGTCTCCATCCCATTGTCTGCCAGCACTCACTTCAGAGCCATCAGTGACACTGGACCCCCCTCCCTCACTATTTATGCTCCCCAGCCAGGGGAGACAGCTGCTCAAGAAGGGGGCAAGGAAGCTGAAGAAAGCAAAACTGAAGTCAGGGTCAAATTAACCACTGAGTCTGGGGACGGGGCTGGAGGACAGCAAG gGAGAGAAGTGGAAAGTGTTGGGCCATCATGTGCAGAGATGGAGGGTTTGACAGCATGCTCAGTGTCACCCAGGATTGTCCCTGATCATCTGGATGGATGCACAAATAGAGGAAGTCCCATCAAAAGAACTGATTCACCGTCCAAGAAGAAAG AAAAGAGAAGCCAACACCTGGGTGCTGATGGCATATACCTGGATGACATTACAGAGTTGGAGCCTGAAGTAGCTGCACTCTACTTCCCTAAAAG tgATGGAGGCAGTAGCTCCATGAGGGGAGActcagagatgatgatgatgggagTGCGGAGCGCTAATCAGTCCCCACAGTCAGTGGGCAGCAGTGGGATGGACAGCGGCGTAGACAGTTTGTCTGATCAAATAGGGGACCTGCCTCATGTTGCTATCTCTTTGTGCGGAGGACTCACTGACAACAGGGAAATTACAAGAG AGCAGTTCCAGGAGAGGGCAATTTCCTACCAGCAGTTCTCTGAAAACCCTTCTATTATCGATGACCCCAACTTGGTGGTCAAGATAGGAAACAA GTACTACAACTGGAACACAGCAGCTCCTGTCATGCTGGCCATGCAGGTCTATCAGAAACCACTACCACAG GCCTCAGTGGAGAACATCATGAAGGAGAAGATGCCAAAGAAAGGAGGACGTTGGTGGTTCTCATGGAGGAGCAGAAACAGTGACTCCAAATCA GAATCCGTGacagaggcaggaggagacagaggagagaactCACTCCCTATGTCCTCAGAAAACAG GATGAAGGATGAGTCATCCTCCAGTGATGAGGACCACAGATCTTCCAATCAGGTGTCAGGATCTTGCCAGTCAGAACTTCTCATGAGTTCTGGCAACATCTACTATAAGAAGACTCTTCGGCTCACATCAGAGCAACTG gctAGCTTGCAGCTGAAGGAGGGACCTAATGATGTGGTGTTCAGTGTGACCACTCAGTATCAGGGCACCTGTCGCTGCAATGGCACAATCTATCTTTGGAGCTGGGACGACAAGATCATCATTTCTGATATCGATGGAACCATCACCAG ATCAGACACGCTGGGTCACATCCTCCCCACACTGGGTAAAGACTGGACCCACCAGGGTATTGCACGGCTCTACCACAAAGTCAGCCA GAATGGATACAAATTCATGTACTGCTCTGCAAGGGCCATTGGCATGGCTGATATGACACGAGGCTACCTGCACTGGGTCAATGAGAGGGGAACCATGCTGCCAATGGGCCCTGTGCTGCTCAGCCCTAGCAGCCTTTTTTCTGCCTTGCACAG gGAGGTGATTGAGAAGAAACCAGAGAAGTTTAAGATTGAGTGTCTCACAGACATAAAGCACCTTTTCCATTCAAACACTGAACCTTTCTACGCTGCTTTTGGCAACAGAGCCACG GATGTATATTCCTATAAAGAGGTGGGTGTTCCTCTGAACAGGATTTTCACTGTCAATCCCAAGGGGGAGCTGATACAGGAGCAAGCCAAAACCAATATTTCCTC CTTTGGGCATCTGTGCGAGATGGTTGGCCATGTCTTCCCAGTCCTAGTTcgagatgagagagaaaaccTCCCTTGCTCAGACACCTTTGGCCAATGCAAATATTGGAGCGAACATCTTCCTGATGGCAccaatgaggaggaagaagactcACAACCACTTGAGACAAGCTGA
- the lpin1a gene encoding phosphatidate phosphatase LPIN1 isoform X3, translating to MNYVGQLAGQVFVQVKELYRGLNPATLSGCIDVIVVRQPDGSLQCSPFHVRFGKMGVLRSREKVVDIEINGEPVSLHMKLGENGEAFFVKETENTLEIVPSYLATSPIMSTGEELMESQLGRGSSRHHDTMPCSSLPIQSFGPQQSDGGMTKKRRKRRRKARPEAGGGGGGGGRREESGEEFSEDEDMFTIDLSSDEERDDDGSRPVYGDQGSTGNMHTRLSTDWTRSQSNVIKETLSIPQPHGLSISCPQQTTHFSSLVSSLDDSRSSTPKSDSELTNQNKDNPEMLWTWGELPQAAQPSFLTSHQNQDPVTAVSIPLSASTHFRAISDTGPPSLTIYAPQPGETAAQEGGKEAEESKTEVRVKLTTESGDGAGGQQGREVESVGPSCAEMEGLTACSVSPRIVPDHLDGCTNRGSPIKRTDSPSKKKEKRSQHLGADGIYLDDITELEPEVAALYFPKSDGGSSSMRGDSEMMMMGVRSANQSPQSVGSSGMDSGVDSLSDQIGDLPHVAISLCGGLTDNREITREQFQERAISYQQFSENPSIIDDPNLVVKIGNKYYNWNTAAPVMLAMQVYQKPLPQASVENIMKEKMPKKGGRWWFSWRSRNSDSKSESVTEAGGDRGENSLPMSSENRMKDESSSSDEDHRSSNQVSGSCQSELLMSSGNIYYKKTLRLTSEQLASLQLKEGPNDVVFSVTTQYQGTCRCNGTIYLWSWDDKIIISDIDGTITRSDTLGHILPTLGKDWTHQGIARLYHKVSQNGYKFMYCSARAIGMADMTRGYLHWVNERGTMLPMGPVLLSPSSLFSALHREVIEKKPEKFKIECLTDIKHLFHSNTEPFYAAFGNRATDVYSYKEVGVPLNRIFTVNPKGELIQEQAKTNISSFGHLCEMVGHVFPVLVRDERENLPCSDTFGQCKYWSEHLPDGTNEEEEDSQPLETS from the exons TGCGGTCCCGTGAGAAAGTG GTGGATATAGAGATTAATGGAGAGCCAGTGAGCTTACACATGAAGCTGGGAGAGAATGGAGAGGCCTTCTTCGTCAAAGAGACTGAGAACACCCTG GAAATAGTTCCGTCCTACCTTGCGACATCACCCATCATGTCAACAGGGGAGGAGTTAATGGAGTCCCAGCTGGGCAGGGGCAGTTCTCGTCATCATG ACACCATGCCCTGCAGCTCACTTCCTATCCAGAGCTTCGGGCCACAGCAAAGTGATGGTGGGATGaccaagaagaggaggaagaggaggaggaaggcaaGGCCAGAggcaggcggaggaggaggaggaggagggaggagagaagagagtggGGAAGAGTTCTCAGAGGATGAGGACATGTTTACAATTGACTTGAGCTCGGATGAGGAAAGAGACGATGAcggcagcag GCCTGTGTACGGTGATCAGGGGTCAACAggcaacatgcacacacgccTCAGCACAGATTGGACCCGTTCACAGAG TAATGTGATTAAGGAGACTCTCTCCATCCCTCAGCCCCATGGTCTGTCCATCTCTTGTCCTCAGCAGACCACTCACTTCTCTTCCCTTGTTAG CAGTCTAGACGATTCGAGGTCATCAACACCGAAGAGCGACTCAGAGCTAACCAATCAGAACAAAGACAATCCTGAGATGCTGTGGACCTGGGGTGAGCTGCCACAGGCTGCCCAg CCGTCCTTCCTGACTTCCCACCAGAACCAGGACCCTGTCACAGCAGTCTCCATCCCATTGTCTGCCAGCACTCACTTCAGAGCCATCAGTGACACTGGACCCCCCTCCCTCACTATTTATGCTCCCCAGCCAGGGGAGACAGCTGCTCAAGAAGGGGGCAAGGAAGCTGAAGAAAGCAAAACTGAAGTCAGGGTCAAATTAACCACTGAGTCTGGGGACGGGGCTGGAGGACAGCAAG gGAGAGAAGTGGAAAGTGTTGGGCCATCATGTGCAGAGATGGAGGGTTTGACAGCATGCTCAGTGTCACCCAGGATTGTCCCTGATCATCTGGATGGATGCACAAATAGAGGAAGTCCCATCAAAAGAACTGATTCACCGTCCAAGAAGAAAG AAAAGAGAAGCCAACACCTGGGTGCTGATGGCATATACCTGGATGACATTACAGAGTTGGAGCCTGAAGTAGCTGCACTCTACTTCCCTAAAAG tgATGGAGGCAGTAGCTCCATGAGGGGAGActcagagatgatgatgatgggagTGCGGAGCGCTAATCAGTCCCCACAGTCAGTGGGCAGCAGTGGGATGGACAGCGGCGTAGACAGTTTGTCTGATCAAATAGGGGACCTGCCTCATGTTGCTATCTCTTTGTGCGGAGGACTCACTGACAACAGGGAAATTACAAGAG AGCAGTTCCAGGAGAGGGCAATTTCCTACCAGCAGTTCTCTGAAAACCCTTCTATTATCGATGACCCCAACTTGGTGGTCAAGATAGGAAACAA GTACTACAACTGGAACACAGCAGCTCCTGTCATGCTGGCCATGCAGGTCTATCAGAAACCACTACCACAG GCCTCAGTGGAGAACATCATGAAGGAGAAGATGCCAAAGAAAGGAGGACGTTGGTGGTTCTCATGGAGGAGCAGAAACAGTGACTCCAAATCA GAATCCGTGacagaggcaggaggagacagaggagagaactCACTCCCTATGTCCTCAGAAAACAG GATGAAGGATGAGTCATCCTCCAGTGATGAGGACCACAGATCTTCCAATCAGGTGTCAGGATCTTGCCAGTCAGAACTTCTCATGAGTTCTGGCAACATCTACTATAAGAAGACTCTTCGGCTCACATCAGAGCAACTG gctAGCTTGCAGCTGAAGGAGGGACCTAATGATGTGGTGTTCAGTGTGACCACTCAGTATCAGGGCACCTGTCGCTGCAATGGCACAATCTATCTTTGGAGCTGGGACGACAAGATCATCATTTCTGATATCGATGGAACCATCACCAG ATCAGACACGCTGGGTCACATCCTCCCCACACTGGGTAAAGACTGGACCCACCAGGGTATTGCACGGCTCTACCACAAAGTCAGCCA GAATGGATACAAATTCATGTACTGCTCTGCAAGGGCCATTGGCATGGCTGATATGACACGAGGCTACCTGCACTGGGTCAATGAGAGGGGAACCATGCTGCCAATGGGCCCTGTGCTGCTCAGCCCTAGCAGCCTTTTTTCTGCCTTGCACAG gGAGGTGATTGAGAAGAAACCAGAGAAGTTTAAGATTGAGTGTCTCACAGACATAAAGCACCTTTTCCATTCAAACACTGAACCTTTCTACGCTGCTTTTGGCAACAGAGCCACG GATGTATATTCCTATAAAGAGGTGGGTGTTCCTCTGAACAGGATTTTCACTGTCAATCCCAAGGGGGAGCTGATACAGGAGCAAGCCAAAACCAATATTTCCTC CTTTGGGCATCTGTGCGAGATGGTTGGCCATGTCTTCCCAGTCCTAGTTcgagatgagagagaaaaccTCCCTTGCTCAGACACCTTTGGCCAATGCAAATATTGGAGCGAACATCTTCCTGATGGCAccaatgaggaggaagaagactcACAACCACTTGAGACAAGCTGA